One Candidatus Methylomirabilota bacterium DNA window includes the following coding sequences:
- a CDS encoding FAD-dependent oxidoreductase has translation MDQPKTASVVIIGGGVVGCSIAYNLARRGQRDVVVLERETVGSGTTSKAAGGIRAQFSTETEIRFSLESLRVLK, from the coding sequence ATGGACCAACCAAAAACCGCCAGCGTAGTCATCATCGGCGGCGGGGTGGTGGGCTGCAGCATCGCCTACAACCTGGCCCGCCGCGGCCAGCGCGACGTCGTCGTGCTCGAGCGCGAGACGGTGGGCAGCGGGACGACAAGCAAGGCCGCCGGCGGCATCCGCGCCCAGTTCTCGACGGAGACGGAGATCCGCTTCTCCCTCGAGAGCCTCCGCGTGCTCAAGAA